Proteins co-encoded in one Arachis hypogaea cultivar Tifrunner chromosome 11, arahy.Tifrunner.gnm2.J5K5, whole genome shotgun sequence genomic window:
- the LOC112719787 gene encoding uncharacterized protein, whose protein sequence is MLVIEVIKRLKKMHTPSKVFITASTGVAAVALKGQTLHSFGGIRGPFYHDPKKLFESILADNRAVRRWQKANALVVDECSMVDGELFDGLEYVARKVRGVDEMWGGIQMVVVGDFCQLPPIPNDSSKPVKYAFEARCWDESFHLQKELTKVFRQSDPQFIELLQRMRKGEIDSLDLSLLEKCYSERVCDSSVVKLFPLKKKVMEVNEKMLKSLQKDVTVYPAVDTGKDTWKKLLNQGIAPDQLELCEGSRVMLIKNLDVRKGLVNGATGTVVGFDNGLPIVKFDSGKVLTIKPAEWSIMEGDEVVAKRWQIPLRLAWAQTIHKCQGMTLEKVSIDLSGSFGVGMVYTALSRVKTLAGLHLSGFKSSMIRMDPKVLEFYKKLCNKSLDTSCIESKDNSRRHSLSCTAENAGAADNVGTVEKKCYFDLDGYLSRRLKR, encoded by the coding sequence ATGCTTGTCATTGAGGTTATCAAGAGGCTGAAGAAGATGCACACCCCATCTAAGGTTTTTATCACAGCTTCAACTGGGGTTGCTGCAGTTGCTCTAAAGGGACAAACTTTGCATTCATTTGGTGGAATCCGCGGCCCCTTTTATCATGATCCTAAGAAGTTGTTTGAATCGATTTTGGCGGATAACAGGGCTGTTAGGAGGTGGCAAAAGGCTAATGCTTTGGTTGTAGATGAGTGTAGCATGGTGGATGGTGAGCTATTTGATGGCCTCGAATATGTCGCGAGAAAGGTGCGTGGCGTGGATGAAATGTGGGGTGGAATTCAGATGGTTGTGGTTGGGGACTTCTGCCAGTTGCCCCCTATTCCTAATGATTCTTCTAAGCCTGTTAAATATGCTTTCGAAGCGAGATGTTGGGATGAATCCTTTCATTTGCAGAAGGAGCTCACTAAGGTTTTCAGGCAGTCTGATCCGCAGTTCATCGAGTTGCTTCAGCGTATGAGGAAGGGGGAGATTGATAGCTTGGACTTGTCACTTCTGGAGAAGTGTTACTCAGAGAGAGTGTGTGATTCCTCTGTGGTGAAGCTCTTCCCATTAAAGAAAAAAGTGATGGAAGTGAATGAAAAGATGCTTAAAAGCTTGCAAAAGGATGTAACTGTTTACCCAGCTGTTGATACTGGCAAGGATACTTGGAAGAAGCTTCTGAATCAAGGGATAGCACCCGATCAGCTCGAGCTTTGTGAAGGTTCCAGAGTGATGCTGATCAAGAATTTGGATGTTCGGAAAGGATTAGTGAATGGAGCAACTGGTACGGTTGTGGGATTTGATAACGGTCTCCCAATTGTTAAATTTGATTCAGGGAAGGTTTTGACAATCAAACCGGCAGAGTGGAGTATAATGGAAGGAGACGAGGTTGTTGCTAAGAGGTGGCAGATACCACTTAGACTAGCATGGGCTCAGACCATCCACAAGTGCCAAGGAATGACTCTTGAAAAGGTTTCCATCGATTTGTCAGGATCATTTGGTGTTGGAATGGTTTATACCGCGCTTTCTCGTGTTAAAACCTTGGCAGGTCTTCACTTATCTGGTTTTAAATCTTCAATGATTAGAATGGACCCTAAGGTTTTAGAATTCTATAAAAAATTGTGCAACAAAAGTCTAGACACTagttgcattgaaagtaaagataATTCTAGAAGGCATAGCTTATCCTGTACTGCTGAAAATGCTGGTGCTGCAGATAATGTTGGCACTGTAGAGAAAAAGTGCTATTTTGACCTTGATGGGTACCTATCTAGACGCCtgaaaagatga